The nucleotide sequence GACCGTTCAAGTTTAACCATGCTCTTGCCAAACCAGGCGCGAGCTTCACCTATGATCGCAACGAGAAATACGTGCCGCGCAGCGAGGCTCCCGACGGATTTACAGGCGGGAAAGTCGTCAACGTCGATCGCATCATCTGGGACATTATCGCCGATGACCAGACTGCCTTGGCGGCCTTGCAGGCGGGAGAGATTGATTTCCTTCAAACATCACCTCCCGATTTTTATGCGGCGATCGAGAACGATCCTAACCTTGCACTCCAGGTTCTGGACAAGAGTGGCGATGACATGTGCCTGCGCATGAACCACCTGCAGAAGCCATTCAACAATGTGAAGGCGCGCCAAGCGATGCTGCACCTCATCGACCAGGAGGCGATCCTGCGCGTCACGGCCCCCGATCCAAGATACGGCCACACCGTTACGTCAATATTCGGAAATGATACGCTCTATTCCAACGATGAAAACACGGGGTGGTACAAGAAGGGGGGCGATCCGAAAAAGGCGAGGCAACTGTTCGCGGAGGCGGGATATGCGGGCGAAAAGGTCGTCATTCTCCAACCCACGAGCTGGGCGGAGGCCAGCAATGCCGCGCAGCTTGTAGCGGCTGCTCTACAGAAGATTGGTGTCAATGCCGAGCTTGCGCCGAGCGACTGGGGCGGGATTGTCGCGCGCCGGGCGAACAAGGGCCCCGTTGAGAGCGGCGGCTGGAGCATCTTCATCACGGAGGACTCCGATATCGTCCAAAGCGACCCGATCACCGCAGTCTTCCTAGACGCGAGGGGCGAGAAAGCCTGGTTCGGCTGGCCGAAGAACGACGAATATGAGGCACTCCGGGCCAAATGGCCGGACGTTGAAACGCTCGAGGAGCGTAAGGCACTGGCTCGAAAGATGCAAGGTATATGGTGGGATTTCGTCGGCGACATTAGGCTGGGACAAAGGGTGCGCCCAAGTGCACGCCGCAACACACTCACCGACCTCATCGAGATACCGCAGCGTGTCGTGATGTGGAATCTGCAGAAGGCCTGAGGACACCGTTGGCATTTACACCCTTCGCAGGATGATCTCGACCATCGCCGTTATGGTGATGGTCGGGCCCTTCATCTTCGCATCGCCGATTGACTAAACGGATGCACGCTGGCCCGTAGCGAGGCACTGGAACCCCACGTAAACGCCTTTTGCTTACTTTGCCGCAGAGCGCAATGGATGCTGCGAAAAAGGCCGAAACCGCTTTGATGAGCGGCGCGAATTGGGCGATTGCAGGCACGATTAAACGCTTGACCATCACAAAGGGTATGCCGACCTGTTCAGCACCAAATTTTCCCTGGCAATTAACTGATCAAGGACGCGATGCCCCTCGGCAAGACTACGGTGTCTGAGAGAGGGTGGACAGACGTGCCGCGCCAGTTAATGTCGGATTAGTATGGTACCACTGGCACTGACGTGGCTTCGGATCGCATCTGAATCGTAGCCCTTCTCGGCAAATGCAGAGTGCGGGCGTCCGGCAGACGTTGCAGAAGCTCGCCTCCCGCCGTGCGGTCGGCGACCCTTTTTGTCCCGCGTTTACCATCCGAAGCCGAGCGATGCGCCTTCACGGCGACGGATCGATCAGCACTTGCACGTGCGGGCCGCCCGCACCGGGCATGTCGGTGTTCGATTCGTTGCTCGCCGCACGTGTTGGTCGGCAGAGAGGTTCCATGAGGCGAAAGTTCGTGCACAAAACTGGTAGCGATTCATGATCACATCTCCGTTTCAGAGCCGTGAACACCCCAAGACAAACGCAATACTTTACGGGACCCTCTACTACGTTTCACGACTGGCGGTAACCGTCTGGTGGACGACGGCTCGATGACCGAATATCTGAGAACGAAGCGCGAGAGACGCCGCATTGTCATTTCGCCAATGCGGCGCGATAGTTCATCTACAGCGCTCCGCAATCGCCAAGAGGATTGCCGTGGGTATATGCGCCGCGCGGTTAGCGCTACCTCGCGGAGCCGGTGGCGACACCGTGGGCGGGGCGCTTTCATTTGTTGCCAGCTGTGACGATGAAGTTCACTTGTCTCTCCTCCTGTCTGCATCGTCCTCGGACTTGCAGAGCCTAGCGTCTCGGCTATCGGTCCATAAATGGCGAGAACGGCATTGGTGCTTGCGGACCCACAGTCTTGCAAAGCAAACGTCGCGGCGAACCATTTGAATTATCTTTTAGGTTATAATACATATGTTGCATTCTCGTCAAAAGTCGGATATTGAATATTCAAACCACAGCGCTTGGCCGCCATCGACTACATGTCGAAGGCGGAATGGCTGCAACACAAACAAAAGAGGGAACTGCAGATGACACTCTCTCGACGCGACCTCATGAAAACAAGTCTTGCCGTTAGAACGGCCTTAAAGATGCCGTCGGCGCTGTGGAACATGCAGAAGGCCGCGGTCTAATGGCTGCTTACATTCTTCGGAGATTGGTTTCGACCGTCGCCGTGATGGCGATGGTCGGGATGTTTGTTTTCCTGCTTCTCAGGCTGGCGCCTGGCGACCCGGCAGCCATCATCGCCGGCAAGTCGGCTACGGCTGAGATGATTGCTGGCATCCGCGAGCAGCTCGGACTGAACGAGCCCATGCCGGTTCAGTTCATACGTTGGGTGCGGGATATGCTTGGCGGCGATTTCGGCACCTCGATCTTTGCCGGCCGGCCGGTCCTGGAGCTCATCTCGCAGCGGCTCGAGCCTACCCTTTCCTTGACGGTCCTGACGATGATCGTTTCGGTGACGATTGGGGTTTCCTTCGGTATCCTGGCCGCGTGGCGCGCTGGCGGTCTTGTTGATCGCATCTTGACGGCATTCGCGACGCTTGGCTTTTCTCTCCCGGTGTTTGTCGTTGGCTATTTCCTCATCTACTTCTTCGCTATCACAACGCATTGGCTACCGGTCCAAGGATACAAGCCTATTGATCAAGGCTTCGGGCCCTGGTTTGTGCACCTGATCCTGCCGATCGTGACTTTGAGCATTCCCTACATTGCGTTCATCGCCCGGATCGCGCGGGCGAGCATGCTGGAGGTTCTGTCGGAAGATTACATGCGAACGGCTGTTGCAAAAGGCGCTTCGTCCTATGCCATGCTTTTCCACCATGCCTTGAAGAATGCCGGCGTCCCGATCCTCACCGTGATCGGCTTAAGTTTCGCAGGCCTGATCTCTGGCGTCGTCATCACGGAAACCGTGTTCAATATACCGGGTATCGGTCGTTTGGTGGTCGATGCGATCAACGGCCGCGATTACCCCATCATACAAGGCGTGCTTATCCTGGTTTCGGGTTTATACGTCCTTATCAATCTCACGGTCGATCTTTCTTACACCTTGATCGATCCTCGCATCCGGTACTGATTATGACCTTAATCTCTCCATCAATTGAAGCCCTGCCGAGGGCCCATCCCCGACTATCGGGTCTTGCTCGTCTGGCAAGACGGCACCCGCTGGTCCTGATAGGCGGTGGACTCCTCGTGCTGCTGATCATTCTGGCGCTCGCCGCGCCCATTTACGCCGGCGACCCGGTGAACATGGACCCGTTCAAGCGCCTCCAGCCGCCTTCGGTCGAGATGTGGTTCGGAACCGACAATCTGGGCCGTGACGTGTTTGCCCGAACAATCTTCGGCGCGCGAATCTCCCTTATGGTCGGATTGCTCTCGGCGACCTGCGCGGCTGTGGGCGGGGTTCTGATTGGTGTTATCGCTGGCTACAATCGCCGGTTCGACAACATCGTCATGCGCATAATGGATGGCTTGATGTCGATCCCGACGATTCTGCTGGCCATCGCCCTTATTTCTCTGACAGGACCGGGATTGGGCATTCTCATCGTCGCGATCACGATCCCACAGCTGCCAAGCGTCACGCGGCTGGTCCGTTCGGTGGTTTTGAGTGTTCGGGAGCGGCCCTATGTGGAGGCCTCCCTTTGTGGCGGTGCGCGTCTACCCAAAGTGCTGTGGCGGCATATCCTGCCCAGCACCATTCCGCCTCTTATGGTGCAAAGCGCCATCGTCTGCGCAGATGCGATTCTGACAGAGGCCGGGCTGAGCTTCCTCGGCGTGGGCGTGCCGCCCGAGATTGCCAGCTGGGGCAACATGATCTCAAGCTCTCGGCTCTTTATCTCCATCTCCCCATTGACGATCTTCGCCCCCGGCATCTGCCTTGCCATCACGGTTCTAGCCGTCAACCTACTCGGCGACGGTCTGCGCGATCTGTTCGATCCCCGCGCAAAGCGGAGGCAGTAACATGCAGATACATCAGAACGTGGGCAATGAAGTGCTTCTCGACGTCAGAGACCTGGAGACGCATTTTTTTGGCGAAGATAGCGTTACCCGCGCGCTTGGCGGCATCAGCTTCCAGGTGATGAAAGGCGAGACGCTCGGCGTCGTCGGCGAATCCGGATGCGGCAAGAGCGTCACCGCGTTGTCGATCCTCCGCCTACTACCGAAGCTGACCGCCAGGACCATCGGCGGCGAGGTCCGCTTTCACGGCCGCGACCTGCTCGATCTCTCTGAGCGGGAGATGCGAAAGATTCGCGGCGATCAGATCGCCATGATCTTCCAGGATCCGATGACGAGCCTCAACCCGGTCTACACTGTCGGTCACCAAATCGCTGAAGCGGTGCAGATCCACACGGGAGCCTCCCGGGCGGCCGCAATGGCTAAGGCTGAAGAGATGCTTCGCCTCGTCCGCATTGCGGACCCGGAGCGTCGCGCCAACAACTATCCCCATGAGATGTCGGGTGGTATGCGCCAGCGCGCCATGATCGCCATGGCTCTTGCCTGCTCACCGGAGCTGTTGATCGCTGACGAGCCAACGACTGCACTCGATGTCACCATCCAGGCGCAGATCCTGCGGCTGATCGTTGATCTGAAGGAGCGCACGGGGACCGCGGTGATGTTCATCACGCACGATCTGGGCGTTGTGGCCGAGACATGCCAACGTGTGATCGTGATGTATGCCGGCCGGATCGTCGAGCAAGCGACTGTGACGGATCTGTTCGCGCGGCCTGCGCATCCTTATACTCAGGCCCTTATGCGCTCTGTGCCTGACCGGCGGCGCGGTCAGCAAAGCCGCCTTCCGGAAATACCCGGTATCGTGCCGAGCCTGCGCAATCCAATCGTCGGGTGCAGCTTTGCGCCGCGTTGTCCGTTCGCAATCGACATTTGCCGGGAAAAGACACCCGTTCTTAAGTATGTCGGACCGGCGCACGCCGCTGCTTGCTGGCGCGCCGAAGAGGTGATGGGCGTATGAGTGATCCTTTGTTGAAAGTCGAAAGCCTGACCAAGCATTTCCCGCTCAGTGCGGGTATCTTGAAGAAGAATGGCCCGGTCGTGCGGGCCGTGGAGGCTGTATCCTTTTCCGTCGAAGCAGGCGAGACACTTTGCATCGTTGGCGAATCCGGCTGCGGTAAATCCACCGTCGCACGGCTTCTGATGCGGCTCATGGAACCGACGGACGGGCGCGTGCTTATCGAAGGAACCGATATTGCGGGGCTCAAGAAGCACGAGCTTCGGGCGTTTCGCCGGCGGATGCAGATGGTCTTTCAGGATCCTTACTCTTCGCTGAACCCACGCCTTACCGCCGCCCAGATCATCACCGAACCCGTCGAGAACTTCGAGCGCCTCGGCCGCAGTCAGCGCCAGGCGCTCGCCGCAGACCTTCTGCAGAAGGTCGGATTGGGGCCCGAAATCATGCACAGGCTTCCGTCCGAACTGTCGGGGGGCCAGCGCCAGCGGCTCGGCATTGCGCGCGCCCTGTCGCTCAAGCCCTCGCTCATCATCGCTGACGAGGCGGTCTCGGCCCTGGACGTTTCCGTGCAGGCACAGATCCTCAATCTGCTGATGGATCTCCAGCAGCAGATGGGCATCGCCTTCGTCTTCATCTCGCATGATCTCGGCGTCGTGGAGCACATTGGGCATCGCGTCGCCGTCATGTATCTGGGTCGCATCGTCGAACTGGCCACATGCGAGGCACTCTTCGCCAAGCCGGTCCACCCCTATACCGAGGCGCTGATAGCAGCAGCTCCGGTGCCGGATCCGACGCGGGCGCGGCTGGAGGCGCCGGTAGAAGGCGAGGTGCCGAGCCCGATCAATCCGCCGACGGGCTGCGCCTTCCATCCGCGCTGTCCGCTCGCCGTCGACCGTTGCCGCATCGACGTGCCGCCGCTGACGTCGATGGCCGACGGCCGCGCCGTCGCTTGTCACGTGCGCGCTCCCGCGTCAGCCAATGCTCAACCCGATATGGTGATCGCGGGCTAGCATACAATTGTCATGCTCGATCGAACTATCGCTCAGACTTCAAACTCCTACTCTTGTTGACGCCAGAGAGCGAAATGCTCGGAATTCCCACACTAGATCAATATGTGAAAACGACTGCCAAAGTTAGGAACACCGCATGAGCTCCGACACACCCTTTCATATCCACAGCAGCAAAGGCTTCGGTATCGCTACTCCCGTACCCTCAGCCACGGCCGCAGCAAACATTATCAGGCAACATGGCGGCGGCATCTTCGACATGTATCTTGCCGCTCTCGCGTGCGCTTGGGTGACGGATCCGGCCAATTGCAGCCCTTTTGGCCGCATGCAGGGCGTCTTTTCCGTTTCCGGTGAGACAGGTAGTCTAAATGCCCCCACCGCAGTCCGTTTTGCAGCAGAATCGACTGTACCAGTCCCGGGTAACATAGCTGCTTGGTATTCCTTAAAACGCAGCGGCCGTTTGCGCCTCCCAGCAAGTGCTCTGGTCGCACCGGCTACCGCGCTCGCCCAACAAGGCTTTGCTCCCTCAGAGGGGCTGAAGATTGCTCTCGAAAGCCAGGAAGGTGTTTTGGACAGATCGCTTAATGCGATTTATCTGGAGAACAGGGGTGAGATTCGTAAACATATCCAAAACCCGCAACTAGCAAACCTCCTTCGGATTCTCGGCGAATCTGAAAGTGAGGATGATTTCTGGCAAACCCTGCGGGCGAGGGATCCCGGACCTTGGCACCCTGAGGAAACTCTCGAAAACCGCGTTCGACAGCCAACTCCCCGCATGCTCGACCTCGATCTCGATGGGCGACGCCAGCGTCTTCTCACAACTGGTGCAGTTGAGACGTGGGGGACGTGGATCCTGCTCGGCGCCGCGGTGACTGTGGAACTCCGTCGACGTGAAGCGCTGCGCGACTTTTCGCGTGCGATGGAGGCCTATGTCTTATCCACCATCCTCCTTCTTGATCGGATACCTTTTGCCGTTGGCACCCTTGAACCCAAAATCCGGCGTCCGTCCGTCGACATCGATATTTCGTCGGAAGCCATCGCTATCGCAGACCGCGTCATCCGTCTACTTGATGCGCCCGTCGAGTCATTGTGGGAACAGTTAGGCGCTACGTACTTCCCCGGACCAGATAGTTGGACTGATGACACCAACACTAATCACTTTGCGATCGCTACCGGCGACGACTTCCTGTCGTTCACGACTTCGATCGGCCCTTGGTTTGGTTCGAAGGCATCTTGGTTCGGTGCTGCGCTGGGCTACAGCTATGCAATGAAATCAAATCTGCTCTTTGAAGGTCAAACGCACGATGTCACCGAAATGTCGCCGCTCATCGTTGAGATGGCCGGTAGACCTATGCTCGCCATCGGTTCCGCTGGGAGCGAGCGGATCCTTGGGTCTCTCACCTATCTGCTGTTTTTAAGGATTGGCCTTGGATTTCGCGAAGATATGGCGGATCTACTTGCGAAGCCCCGCGTCTTTCCAAAGGACGGCAAGCTCCGAATGCACCTGGATTTTTGGCCCGATGCGCGAGCGCACCTCGAGGCGAGAGGGTTTAAGATCAGCCCTAGTGGGTACGATCCCCACACCCACATAGGAATGGTGAATGCCGTTGAGCGGCTAGATAACGAATCGTATAAGAGCGGAGCCGACCCGTCGAGCTCAGGCAGCGCTCTCTAATTGTGAGCTTTCAGGGCGCTATTTCATTTGGCCCTACCGGGAAAGCTGAGGTTGTCTAGCTCCAGTGATTCTCGGAGGGCCAAATGAACAACTGAACAACCAAGGGATTTCCCTTTAGGCTTTGCGTCGACAGGAGATGGCGCGTGCGTTATTAAGCCGTCTTTCCAGAGACCATGCGGCGCGGATTTATGGCATGACGTCGAAGGTCACTGGGCTGGATTGAGTGCTCCCGATGTAAAGGATCCGCTGGCACGCGGATCGTTCGTCCCCACGAAGACGAACCCGGCGCGGATCCCGCCAAAGGTTGCGGACGAGATTGCCGCTGCCCAGCCGGGCTCGACGCGCAGGCAGACGGGCGTGTCGCCGGCGACAGTAAGCCGGGTCTCAGGCACGCGGGTCTCGCGCGCCGGAGCCGGAAAGATATTGCGGATTGAACTAAGCCCCCAGTCGCGGCAATTGGTGGTTGCTTTGAGAAATGTCTCCTACCGAGAGGATTGGGGTCGCAAACCACCCTTCAGCCACGAGATCCGGGACGGCCGAATCCCGGTACATCGAGGGACATGACGCAAAAGTACCATCTTTGTGCGGTCGCAAGTTTTGCCTTTATTTTTGCCGATCGCCCGATCGGCTGAGCCTGGACGATGTCCAGCCTTCCAATTTCATCTCGTACCAGCAGTTCGTCTGCGCACTCCGGTTCCTCATGGGGTAACGCTCGGTCAGGATACACCGCTCTAACATTGATAATCAGCTGACTACAGTCGGCACTGCTATATAAGTTCATCTATGGGGTGCGGTACGTCTGCCCTACACAAGCATGCGAGGCTCGAATTTTACTCTGTCTAGAGCAATCATACTTCGGAATTTTCGCACATTGGGATTGGTATAGAGCTTGGTCTTGACGAAAACATCAAACGCTTCGACATCCTCCACCGCAACGATGAGAACGAAATCAGCGTCGCCTGTCACCATATAACATTGTGTGACCTCCTTCGCGGCCCTCATCGCGCGTTTGAATTCATCGACTAGGTCGAGGCGCTCCCGGTCCAATTCCACGTTGACGATCACGGTCAGCGACTTTCCGACCGCCTTCGGCTCTATCAGAGAAATGTCAGCAATAATCACGCCGTCGGCTCGGAGCTTATTCACCCGCCGCATGCAGGACGCCGCCGATGAACCCACAAGGTCAGCTAGCTCGGCGAAGGAATGCCGATTATTCTGCTGCATCGCGGCAAGTATTCGTCGGTCTAGATCGTCCATTGAAGGTCCTACGTCCAGAGTAACCGGAACAAGATGCGCTTACACTCCGAGTGCACTCTGGAAGTGCTGCAACTTCGCCAGCATGACTGTCCCTCGAAGATTAACTTTTACGTCACAATATGCAGCTAAACAAGTCGTTTGCGCCCATACTATGAAGCGCTCATTTCATTCCGATGCGCAAGCTGATCGATCAGTATCAAATCGCCATGTCGCCATCCATGGGAGTTGCCCGGCCCCACCCACCAAGATCCGACTGATCTGGCATATTCTTGAGTTAGCCTTTACCCACAACCCACCGACAGCCTTGTAGGTAGAGCACACCGCCTGTTCGCCGGTGCAGCGAGGTCCCTGCTCGAAAGCCGCGAGTTCCCAAAAAAACCTCGGACGCCGTTCAGCCACTCAGAGTCAGACGAAGGAACGGCTCTCCATCCCCTCGGATGCGATTTTCACCCGTGGGGGACTTTGATCATTGATTTTGACTGCTGGCCAATGCTGCAGCTCGATCCAACCTGGTTCTCGCGTATCGGTGCGATTCCGGTCGTCAGCGTTAGCTTTTTGACGCGGGCGTTGCGCCTGGAGCCCCAGTTTGATCGTTATTCATGCAACGATTTCTGCGATTAAAGCAATGCAATCAGCTTCATTTGCGCCTTGGACTAGCTCCCATTCAAAACAGTCATGAAGTCACGGCTGAGGAGAGACAGTTAATGAAGCTTCAAGGAATACTTGCGAAAGCGGTCGCCTGGCTTGCAGGCCAGCCGTGGCAGCGTGATGAAAGAAACCGAGCTGGCCTGTCCCAGCAATGTTCGGAGGAATCAATAGATGACAATCGCAACGATTAGGACGACAACAGATCTGCCCAAGGTCGAACCCCATCATGAGGATAACCGCCGATATCCTAACG is from Rhizobium gallicum bv. gallicum R602sp and encodes:
- a CDS encoding ABC transporter substrate-binding protein, with protein sequence MSISRRNVIKAGLAAGAALSIPSVLRAQTAPTAARTVRMVMSDALTAFDPIFTTSGTTQNHGLAIYDMLFALDSNLLPQSQMVGKWGVSDDKKTYTFELRDGLAWHDGTALTAADCVASIRRWGQTSGGQLLMERARDISKKDDKTFTIALKEPLGLLIDLLATVAGSSLFIMRERDADRPATEQVTANIGSGPFKFNHALAKPGASFTYDRNEKYVPRSEAPDGFTGGKVVNVDRIIWDIIADDQTALAALQAGEIDFLQTSPPDFYAAIENDPNLALQVLDKSGDDMCLRMNHLQKPFNNVKARQAMLHLIDQEAILRVTAPDPRYGHTVTSIFGNDTLYSNDENTGWYKKGGDPKKARQLFAEAGYAGEKVVILQPTSWAEASNAAQLVAAALQKIGVNAELAPSDWGGIVARRANKGPVESGGWSIFITEDSDIVQSDPITAVFLDARGEKAWFGWPKNDEYEALRAKWPDVETLEERKALARKMQGIWWDFVGDIRLGQRVRPSARRNTLTDLIEIPQRVVMWNLQKA
- a CDS encoding ABC transporter permease, producing MAAYILRRLVSTVAVMAMVGMFVFLLLRLAPGDPAAIIAGKSATAEMIAGIREQLGLNEPMPVQFIRWVRDMLGGDFGTSIFAGRPVLELISQRLEPTLSLTVLTMIVSVTIGVSFGILAAWRAGGLVDRILTAFATLGFSLPVFVVGYFLIYFFAITTHWLPVQGYKPIDQGFGPWFVHLILPIVTLSIPYIAFIARIARASMLEVLSEDYMRTAVAKGASSYAMLFHHALKNAGVPILTVIGLSFAGLISGVVITETVFNIPGIGRLVVDAINGRDYPIIQGVLILVSGLYVLINLTVDLSYTLIDPRIRY
- a CDS encoding ABC transporter permease; this encodes MTLISPSIEALPRAHPRLSGLARLARRHPLVLIGGGLLVLLIILALAAPIYAGDPVNMDPFKRLQPPSVEMWFGTDNLGRDVFARTIFGARISLMVGLLSATCAAVGGVLIGVIAGYNRRFDNIVMRIMDGLMSIPTILLAIALISLTGPGLGILIVAITIPQLPSVTRLVRSVVLSVRERPYVEASLCGGARLPKVLWRHILPSTIPPLMVQSAIVCADAILTEAGLSFLGVGVPPEIASWGNMISSSRLFISISPLTIFAPGICLAITVLAVNLLGDGLRDLFDPRAKRRQ
- a CDS encoding ABC transporter ATP-binding protein, producing MQIHQNVGNEVLLDVRDLETHFFGEDSVTRALGGISFQVMKGETLGVVGESGCGKSVTALSILRLLPKLTARTIGGEVRFHGRDLLDLSEREMRKIRGDQIAMIFQDPMTSLNPVYTVGHQIAEAVQIHTGASRAAAMAKAEEMLRLVRIADPERRANNYPHEMSGGMRQRAMIAMALACSPELLIADEPTTALDVTIQAQILRLIVDLKERTGTAVMFITHDLGVVAETCQRVIVMYAGRIVEQATVTDLFARPAHPYTQALMRSVPDRRRGQQSRLPEIPGIVPSLRNPIVGCSFAPRCPFAIDICREKTPVLKYVGPAHAAACWRAEEVMGV
- a CDS encoding ABC transporter ATP-binding protein, with protein sequence MSDPLLKVESLTKHFPLSAGILKKNGPVVRAVEAVSFSVEAGETLCIVGESGCGKSTVARLLMRLMEPTDGRVLIEGTDIAGLKKHELRAFRRRMQMVFQDPYSSLNPRLTAAQIITEPVENFERLGRSQRQALAADLLQKVGLGPEIMHRLPSELSGGQRQRLGIARALSLKPSLIIADEAVSALDVSVQAQILNLLMDLQQQMGIAFVFISHDLGVVEHIGHRVAVMYLGRIVELATCEALFAKPVHPYTEALIAAAPVPDPTRARLEAPVEGEVPSPINPPTGCAFHPRCPLAVDRCRIDVPPLTSMADGRAVACHVRAPASANAQPDMVIAG
- a CDS encoding gamma-glutamyltransferase — protein: MSSDTPFHIHSSKGFGIATPVPSATAAANIIRQHGGGIFDMYLAALACAWVTDPANCSPFGRMQGVFSVSGETGSLNAPTAVRFAAESTVPVPGNIAAWYSLKRSGRLRLPASALVAPATALAQQGFAPSEGLKIALESQEGVLDRSLNAIYLENRGEIRKHIQNPQLANLLRILGESESEDDFWQTLRARDPGPWHPEETLENRVRQPTPRMLDLDLDGRRQRLLTTGAVETWGTWILLGAAVTVELRRREALRDFSRAMEAYVLSTILLLDRIPFAVGTLEPKIRRPSVDIDISSEAIAIADRVIRLLDAPVESLWEQLGATYFPGPDSWTDDTNTNHFAIATGDDFLSFTTSIGPWFGSKASWFGAALGYSYAMKSNLLFEGQTHDVTEMSPLIVEMAGRPMLAIGSAGSERILGSLTYLLFLRIGLGFREDMADLLAKPRVFPKDGKLRMHLDFWPDARAHLEARGFKISPSGYDPHTHIGMVNAVERLDNESYKSGADPSSSGSAL
- a CDS encoding Lrp/AsnC family transcriptional regulator; protein product: MDDLDRRILAAMQQNNRHSFAELADLVGSSAASCMRRVNKLRADGVIIADISLIEPKAVGKSLTVIVNVELDRERLDLVDEFKRAMRAAKEVTQCYMVTGDADFVLIVAVEDVEAFDVFVKTKLYTNPNVRKFRSMIALDRVKFEPRMLV